In Salinibacterium sp. dk2585, a single window of DNA contains:
- the nadC gene encoding carboxylating nicotinate-nucleotide diphosphorylase produces MLTRSAIEAVVLPALAEDAPWGDVTSETILPAGSRAAAVLAAREAGVLSGMAVFTAAMLACDPDAQVDELLVDGERFEAGMPLARVTGDARGILRAERVALNLVQRMSGIATETARYVEAVAGTSARIADTRKTTPGLRVLERHAVRCGGGSNHRFSLSDAVLAKDNHLAVLTAGGRDLTEALRDARARLGHTVHFEVEVDRIDQIEPVLAAGVDAILLDNFTLEQLREGVRLVAGRAVVDASGGVTLETVADIARTGVDVISVGAITHSVGALDLGLDIELD; encoded by the coding sequence ATGCTGACGCGATCCGCAATCGAAGCAGTAGTCCTGCCTGCCCTCGCGGAGGATGCGCCGTGGGGCGACGTGACGAGCGAGACGATTTTGCCCGCTGGCAGCAGGGCCGCTGCGGTGCTCGCTGCGCGTGAGGCCGGGGTGCTGTCGGGGATGGCAGTGTTCACGGCAGCGATGCTGGCGTGCGACCCGGATGCGCAGGTTGACGAGCTGCTGGTCGACGGTGAGCGCTTCGAGGCCGGCATGCCCCTCGCTCGCGTCACGGGAGACGCCCGCGGCATCCTGCGCGCCGAACGGGTGGCCCTCAACCTCGTGCAGCGGATGAGCGGCATCGCGACCGAGACGGCCCGTTATGTCGAGGCCGTCGCCGGCACGTCCGCCCGTATCGCGGACACACGCAAGACGACCCCGGGCCTTCGCGTTCTGGAACGCCACGCCGTGCGGTGTGGCGGTGGCAGCAACCACCGCTTCTCGCTCTCCGATGCGGTGCTCGCGAAAGACAATCACCTCGCGGTGCTCACGGCCGGCGGGCGGGACCTCACCGAGGCGCTCCGCGACGCACGCGCCAGGCTCGGCCACACGGTGCACTTCGAGGTCGAGGTCGACCGCATCGACCAGATCGAACCCGTGCTCGCGGCAGGCGTCGACGCGATCCTGCTCGACAACTTCACACTCGAGCAGCTGCGCGAGGGCGTGCGGCTCGTCGCGGGCCGCGCGGTCGTCGACGCCAGCGGGGGAGTGACCCTCGAGACGGTCGCCGACATCGCCCGCACGGGTGTCGACGTGATCTCGGTAGGTGCCATCACCCACAGTGTGGGTGCGCTCGACCTGGGCCTCGACATCGAGCTGGACTGA